One genomic window of Sodaliphilus pleomorphus includes the following:
- the rpmG gene encoding 50S ribosomal protein L33, whose translation MAKKAKGDRVQVILECTEQKASGVPGMSRYITTKNRKNTTERLELKKYNPYLKKYTIHKEIK comes from the coding sequence ATGGCAAAGAAAGCAAAAGGCGATAGAGTGCAAGTCATTCTCGAATGCACCGAACAAAAGGCAAGCGGCGTGCCAGGAATGTCACGATACATCACTACCAAAAACCGCAAAAATACAACTGAGCGTCTGGAGTTGAAGAAATACAACCCATATCTCAAGAAATATACTATTCACAAAGAAATCAAATAA
- a CDS encoding CinA family nicotinamide mononucleotide deamidase-related protein gives MNYSIIAIGDELLIGQVTDTNSGWIARHLTPYGWNVKSVKVVADDAAEIFRAIDEAFEQTDVILMTGGLGPTKDDITKPALCKYFGGSLVHDEATAANVLEVVAKRHIKLNDYTRAQAMVPSSCRVIQNQVGTAPIMWFEKGDKTLVSMPGVPHETETMMLREVIPQLIKKYDSDIDIEYRTFIVIDIIESELAMRLDAFERSLPTYMHLAYLPQPGIIRLRLSGASASAELVNADMDKYSQQLHALLGDNIISDQDRSLPEIVGDMLRKHHLTVSTAESCTGGNIAHVITQVAGSSDYFLGAVVSYANEVKENVLGVSSHDIAVNGVVSEPVVRQMVEGACRVIGTDCAVSTSGIAGPGGAVPGKPVGTVWMAAKCNDRVVAQCCHLPGDRNRVINRATTEALKMLYKLLRELD, from the coding sequence ATGAACTATTCAATCATAGCAATAGGCGACGAGCTACTCATAGGGCAGGTCACCGACACCAACTCGGGGTGGATTGCCCGCCACCTCACCCCTTATGGGTGGAACGTGAAAAGTGTGAAAGTAGTGGCCGACGATGCTGCCGAAATCTTTCGCGCTATCGACGAGGCTTTTGAGCAGACCGATGTGATATTGATGACTGGCGGCCTTGGCCCTACCAAGGACGATATCACCAAGCCTGCCCTGTGCAAGTACTTTGGCGGTAGCCTTGTGCACGATGAGGCCACTGCAGCCAATGTGCTTGAGGTGGTAGCCAAACGCCACATCAAGCTTAACGATTATACTCGCGCTCAGGCCATGGTGCCCAGCTCGTGCCGGGTGATACAGAACCAGGTGGGCACAGCTCCTATCATGTGGTTTGAAAAAGGTGACAAAACGCTTGTGTCGATGCCTGGTGTGCCGCACGAGACCGAGACCATGATGCTGCGCGAGGTCATACCCCAGTTGATAAAGAAATACGACAGCGATATCGACATTGAGTACCGCACGTTTATTGTCATCGACATCATCGAGTCGGAACTGGCCATGCGGCTCGACGCCTTCGAACGCAGTCTGCCCACTTATATGCACTTGGCCTATCTTCCACAGCCGGGTATCATTCGCCTCCGACTCTCGGGGGCGTCGGCCAGCGCCGAGCTGGTAAATGCCGACATGGACAAATATAGCCAACAACTGCACGCTTTGCTGGGCGACAACATCATCAGCGACCAAGACCGCAGCCTGCCAGAGATTGTGGGCGACATGCTGCGCAAGCATCATCTCACGGTGTCGACGGCCGAGAGTTGCACGGGCGGCAACATAGCCCATGTAATAACCCAGGTGGCTGGCAGCAGCGATTACTTTCTGGGCGCGGTGGTGTCCTATGCCAACGAGGTGAAAGAAAACGTGCTCGGCGTGTCGTCGCACGACATTGCTGTCAACGGCGTGGTGAGCGAGCCCGTGGTGCGACAAATGGTGGAAGGCGCCTGCCGGGTGATAGGCACCGACTGTGCTGTGTCGACTTCGGGCATCGCTGGCCCTGGAGGAGCTGTGCCAGGTAAACCTGTGGGCACTGTGTGGATGGCCGCTAAGTGCAACGACAGAGTAGTGGCACAGTGCTGCCACCTGCCGGGCGATCGCAACCGAGTGATCAACCGCGCTACAACCGAGGCCCTCAAGATGCTCTACAAGTTGCTGCGCGAGTTGGATTAA
- the tsaD gene encoding tRNA (adenosine(37)-N6)-threonylcarbamoyltransferase complex transferase subunit TsaD encodes MSTIILGIESSCDDTSAAVIEDCILRSNVIASQKVHEAYGGVVPELASRAHQQNIVPVVSEAIRQAGIDKSQINAIAFTRGPGLPGSLHVGTAFAKGLALALGIPLVDVNHLHGHTLSHFIKEDEHTQVPGFPYLCLLISGGNSQIIKVNAPGDMQVLGQTIDDAAGEAFDKCAKSMGLPYPGGPIIDRLAHEGNPNHFKFAHPHVDGYNYSFSGLKTSFLYTLRDQLKLNPNFVEENKADLAAGLQKTIIEILMDKFSKAIADTGIKTIAIGGGVSANSGVREAVQQYADRHHLKAFIPKRSFTTDNAAMIAVAGYFKYLDHQYCDITLPPFARVTI; translated from the coding sequence ATGAGTACAATCATTTTAGGTATAGAGTCGTCGTGCGACGACACATCGGCAGCAGTCATCGAGGATTGCATCTTGAGGTCAAATGTGATAGCAAGTCAAAAGGTTCACGAGGCCTACGGTGGCGTGGTGCCCGAGCTGGCATCGCGCGCCCACCAGCAAAACATTGTGCCAGTGGTGAGCGAGGCCATACGCCAGGCTGGCATCGACAAGAGTCAAATCAATGCAATAGCCTTCACCCGTGGGCCAGGTCTGCCAGGCTCACTGCATGTGGGCACAGCCTTTGCCAAGGGGCTCGCACTTGCACTCGGCATCCCGCTGGTCGATGTGAATCACTTGCACGGCCACACCTTGTCGCATTTCATCAAGGAAGACGAGCACACGCAGGTACCCGGCTTTCCCTACTTGTGCCTGCTCATCTCGGGGGGCAACTCGCAGATCATCAAGGTGAACGCTCCTGGCGACATGCAGGTGCTGGGCCAGACCATCGACGATGCTGCAGGCGAGGCATTCGACAAGTGCGCCAAGTCGATGGGGCTACCTTATCCAGGCGGCCCTATTATCGACCGGTTGGCTCACGAGGGCAATCCCAATCATTTCAAGTTTGCACATCCGCATGTCGATGGCTACAACTACAGCTTCAGCGGGCTCAAGACGTCGTTTCTCTACACGCTGCGCGACCAGTTGAAGCTTAACCCCAATTTTGTTGAAGAAAACAAGGCCGACTTGGCAGCGGGACTCCAGAAAACCATCATCGAGATACTCATGGACAAGTTCTCGAAAGCAATTGCCGACACGGGAATCAAAACCATTGCCATAGGTGGTGGCGTCTCGGCCAACTCGGGCGTGCGCGAGGCCGTGCAGCAGTATGCCGATAGGCATCATCTCAAGGCCTTCATCCCAAAGCGGTCGTTTACTACCGACAATGCTGCCATGATAGCGGTAGCAGGATATTTCAAGTATCTCGACCACCAGTATTGCGACATTACATTGCCACCCTTTGCAAGGGTTACTATTTGA
- a CDS encoding DUF4421 domain-containing protein: MIAIALWVMCLPAMAQQERDLPVDNAASEFDTTRDDGYWKRALMHGKLNLKDTTVSYPGLIHFGVKCYRWFDRYLNTYDTAYIVGTRTKWKFTVKESNWLDSYAGTLTSQRVPIMINSNVTCFFGVHGSYSGLGLGYTINLNDLITGRRIKNIRWEFNFNTSRVMFEGYYSKDVRESNLHHLGKFRSVFKSVKFKGLSREYWGGYTYYIFNHMHYMQSAAYSFSRYQIRSSGSFIAGLHFSHQDFTMDFSKLDEELQNNLPDERRVYRFRYRDYSFLLGYGYNWAFRKRWLFNITALTGVGYRHSFPSSVEGKKDMLSLSFRVKSGLVLNRSKFFYGLQFISDGHLYHTNQYSFFNAIFNLNVITGFRF; encoded by the coding sequence GTGATTGCAATAGCTTTGTGGGTCATGTGCCTGCCTGCCATGGCTCAGCAAGAACGCGACTTGCCTGTGGACAATGCTGCAAGTGAATTTGACACCACGCGCGACGACGGCTACTGGAAGAGAGCGCTCATGCACGGCAAGCTCAACCTGAAAGATACGACTGTGTCCTATCCTGGGCTCATTCACTTCGGGGTGAAGTGCTACCGGTGGTTTGACCGCTATCTCAACACCTACGACACCGCCTATATTGTGGGCACGCGCACCAAGTGGAAGTTTACTGTGAAAGAAAGCAACTGGCTGGATTCCTATGCCGGCACCCTCACATCGCAACGGGTGCCCATCATGATCAACTCCAATGTGACCTGTTTCTTCGGTGTGCATGGATCATATTCAGGCCTTGGGCTGGGCTATACCATCAACTTGAACGACCTCATCACGGGACGTCGCATCAAGAATATAAGGTGGGAGTTCAACTTCAACACCTCGCGTGTCATGTTTGAAGGCTATTATTCCAAGGATGTGCGCGAGTCCAACCTGCATCACTTGGGCAAATTCAGGTCGGTTTTCAAGTCGGTGAAGTTCAAAGGGCTCTCGCGAGAATACTGGGGAGGCTATACTTACTATATTTTCAACCACATGCACTACATGCAGTCGGCAGCCTACAGTTTCTCGCGCTACCAGATACGTAGCTCGGGCTCGTTTATTGCCGGCCTGCATTTCAGCCACCAGGATTTCACCATGGATTTCAGCAAGCTCGACGAGGAGCTTCAAAACAACTTGCCCGACGAGCGCCGCGTGTATCGTTTCCGCTACCGCGACTACAGCTTCTTGCTGGGCTATGGCTACAACTGGGCATTCCGCAAGCGCTGGCTTTTCAACATCACTGCACTCACTGGAGTGGGTTATCGCCACTCATTTCCCAGCTCGGTCGAGGGGAAGAAAGACATGTTGTCGCTTTCGTTCCGCGTCAAGTCGGGACTTGTGCTCAACCGCAGCAAGTTTTTCTACGGTCTCCAGTTCATAAGTGACGGGCATTTGTATCACACCAATCAGTATAGCTTTTTCAATGCGATATTCAACTTGAACGTCATCACTGGATTCCGGTTCTAA
- a CDS encoding DUF4295 domain-containing protein, whose product MAKKVVATLQTGEGRTFSKVIKMVRSPKTGAYVFEERMVPNDKVQEALK is encoded by the coding sequence ATGGCAAAAAAAGTAGTTGCTACCCTTCAAACTGGTGAGGGCCGTACATTCAGCAAAGTGATCAAGATGGTGCGCTCGCCCAAGACTGGCGCTTATGTTTTTGAAGAGCGCATGGTACCTAACGACAAGGTACAGGAAGCTTTGAAATAA
- a CDS encoding translocation/assembly module TamB domain-containing protein, translating to MNKTVRYSYNVVRSIVVTAIVAIVAVYALLYILLSVPVVQNRIKGVVEHELSDTLKTHVTIGSLTIKPFNQVILEAVNIPDQQHKPLFHVDKLAAGISMKSLIADRRIVITYGEIIGLHGHITRPDPDSPTNMQFIIDAFKPKVKRKPTQFDLEIHNIVMRKSYITYDVLNKPRKRTFDVNHLAVGDLRADIDIPQLKNNDFLIDIKRMSLNEGSGLKIKNFATRLAITGKQTVISNIQIELPGTLLEPNDQVINYDSLKHVLLYAKRQPLNLSLRHSHITPSDFACFMPALSQFNTPLLVTATVNGYPDDLHVPVLNVKSHNSRITLDLACDLKNLTHPHALAFNFPHFNVQAKASEIAKITSTLVKLKPEPQRIISALGNLSLTGTARGNLRNVFFKGDVVSSLGPVKIDGTCTRGKGAIDVSGRIETPRLDVGTLLNKKNMWGELAINADVAINLLHGKLQRGSVKGGVPYVDFKGYRYRNILADVRATANSYEGSFSIDDPNGKLNLKGKATLAGRNTSIDAVVTARQVNLQRMRLVPGRDNVFSFDGRASFVGNSLDNATGGLSISNISYRAANGKTYHLNNLDLMANNSARPQVVELNSDFMHGSVEGQFDFATLLPSIKGMLSKALPGLFGQYAKYATARSRNMFRFNFELEPNSEFQALVNLPVKIIYKVIIDGNLSIPDNVLNVTVNAPYLQQGNKLIEGTSLTASYDNEGNDVIVNAHTLYPSKDGKIAINVDALAARNRIDTDLGWRYNREHDYHGDIKTTTTLSRGEGNGVVAHVVVTPSDVVVNDTVWKVGQGSLDIAHRAVVVDSIHAGRGEQFINIKGKVSKNPADELALSIKDIDLDYIFETLNISNVQFGGRATGTFLASNLFTGAPRLETPDLKVKNIKYNGALMGDADIESHWDNENQSVAINADISQHNGLHSLINGAIFPKQDSLYFDFNAHKANVEFMKPFMSAFTSDVRGQVSGHAVLLGNFHTIDLYGDIYADDIKFKLDFSNVVYSCSDSVHMTPGNIRFSNVKIHDRDNHEATMSGWVKHDHFHNPSFNFAITGARDLLCYDTNASINPVWYGTVYGNGSAFVTGEPGTVSVKVNMESAPRSKFTFVLSDSEEAQAYNFITYRDRDQLNHPVDTASEQPADTVPDIVKLLTQKIAQEQKPSLPTEYKIDLQGDITPDMQMVLVMDPVSGDKIKATGRGNLRMAYDNSDQQLEMYGKYVLEKGSYNFTLQDIIIKDFTIQSGSAISFQGDPYKAILDIKAYYALNANIKDLDESFADDRELNRTNVPVHAVLMAKGVISQPDISFSLEFPTLTTEAVRKINSIISTDDMMNRQIVYLLALNRFYTPEYMNNSTTNNELTSVASSTISSQLGNMLGRLNENWSISPNFRSNKGDFSDMEVDLALSSQLLNNRLLFNGNFGYRDNAYNAKNSNFIGDFDIEYLLNSKGTFRLKAYNHYNDQNYYVRNALTTQGVGIVYKHDFDNWRNFFKRRPSAVPDTLHVPVRTAPSVKSDSSKLQR from the coding sequence ATGAACAAAACAGTAAGGTATAGCTACAACGTTGTGCGCTCCATTGTGGTGACTGCCATAGTCGCTATTGTGGCTGTGTATGCCTTGTTGTATATCTTGCTGAGCGTTCCGGTGGTGCAGAATAGAATAAAGGGCGTTGTTGAACACGAGTTGAGCGACACGTTGAAGACTCACGTCACGATAGGCAGCCTTACCATAAAGCCGTTCAATCAGGTGATATTGGAGGCAGTCAACATTCCCGACCAGCAGCACAAGCCCTTGTTTCATGTCGACAAGCTGGCGGCTGGTATAAGCATGAAGAGTCTCATTGCCGATCGTCGCATTGTTATCACCTATGGCGAAATCATAGGGCTGCATGGTCACATCACTCGTCCTGACCCAGATAGCCCTACCAACATGCAGTTTATCATCGATGCATTCAAGCCTAAGGTGAAGCGAAAGCCCACGCAATTCGACCTTGAAATCCACAACATTGTGATGAGGAAAAGCTATATCACCTATGATGTGCTCAACAAGCCTCGCAAGAGGACGTTTGATGTTAACCATTTGGCTGTGGGTGACTTGAGAGCCGATATTGATATACCCCAACTGAAGAACAATGACTTCTTGATCGATATAAAACGCATGTCACTGAACGAGGGTAGCGGTTTGAAAATCAAGAATTTTGCGACACGTCTTGCCATTACAGGCAAGCAGACTGTAATTTCCAACATTCAGATTGAACTGCCAGGCACATTGCTCGAGCCTAACGATCAAGTGATCAACTACGACTCGTTGAAGCATGTGTTGCTCTATGCCAAACGCCAACCGCTCAACTTGTCGTTGCGTCACTCCCACATCACTCCCAGCGATTTTGCCTGCTTCATGCCGGCCTTGTCGCAGTTCAACACGCCATTGCTTGTCACTGCTACGGTGAACGGCTATCCCGACGACCTGCACGTGCCAGTTTTGAATGTGAAAAGCCACAATAGCCGCATCACGCTCGACCTGGCTTGTGACTTGAAGAACTTGACCCACCCACACGCCTTGGCCTTCAACTTTCCTCACTTCAACGTGCAAGCCAAGGCCAGCGAAATTGCAAAAATCACAAGCACACTGGTCAAGCTCAAGCCCGAGCCTCAGCGCATCATTTCGGCATTGGGCAACTTGAGCCTGACAGGCACTGCCCGTGGCAACTTGAGAAATGTGTTTTTTAAGGGTGATGTGGTTTCATCGTTGGGCCCAGTCAAGATCGATGGTACTTGCACTCGCGGCAAGGGCGCAATCGATGTCAGTGGCCGCATCGAGACCCCGAGGCTCGATGTGGGCACCTTGCTCAACAAGAAGAACATGTGGGGCGAGCTTGCCATCAATGCCGATGTGGCGATCAACCTCTTGCACGGGAAGTTGCAGCGGGGCTCGGTCAAGGGCGGAGTACCCTATGTCGACTTCAAGGGCTACCGATACAGGAATATACTTGCCGATGTGCGGGCCACTGCCAACAGCTATGAGGGCAGTTTCAGCATCGACGACCCCAACGGGAAGCTGAATCTGAAAGGCAAAGCCACTTTGGCTGGACGCAATACCAGTATCGATGCTGTGGTGACGGCTCGTCAAGTCAACCTGCAGCGCATGCGTCTTGTGCCAGGGCGCGACAATGTGTTTTCGTTCGATGGCCGGGCCTCCTTTGTGGGCAACAGTCTTGACAATGCCACGGGTGGCCTGTCGATAAGCAACATCTCCTATCGCGCTGCCAATGGCAAAACCTATCACCTCAACAATCTGGACCTCATGGCCAACAACTCGGCTCGGCCTCAGGTGGTGGAGCTGAACTCCGACTTCATGCACGGATCAGTAGAAGGTCAGTTTGACTTTGCCACCTTGTTGCCGTCGATAAAGGGCATGCTGTCTAAAGCCTTGCCCGGTTTGTTTGGTCAATATGCCAAATATGCCACTGCGCGCTCTCGCAACATGTTCAGGTTCAATTTTGAGCTGGAGCCTAATTCTGAATTCCAGGCTTTGGTGAACTTGCCGGTGAAAATCATCTATAAGGTGATTATCGACGGCAACTTGAGCATCCCCGACAATGTGCTCAACGTGACGGTCAACGCGCCCTACTTGCAGCAAGGCAACAAGCTCATCGAGGGTACAAGCCTCACGGCAAGCTACGACAACGAGGGCAACGACGTGATCGTGAACGCCCACACGCTTTACCCTTCTAAAGATGGAAAAATTGCAATCAACGTCGATGCCTTGGCGGCTCGCAACCGCATCGATACCGACTTGGGGTGGAGATACAACCGCGAGCATGACTATCACGGCGACATCAAGACGACCACGACCCTGTCGCGGGGAGAAGGCAATGGCGTTGTGGCACATGTGGTGGTGACCCCGTCGGATGTGGTCGTCAACGATACTGTGTGGAAGGTGGGGCAGGGCTCACTCGATATAGCTCATCGTGCAGTGGTTGTCGACAGCATTCACGCCGGCCGTGGTGAGCAATTTATCAATATCAAAGGCAAGGTGTCGAAAAATCCTGCCGATGAGTTGGCACTGTCTATCAAGGATATCGACCTTGACTATATCTTTGAAACGCTCAACATAAGCAATGTGCAGTTTGGCGGGCGGGCAACTGGCACGTTCCTTGCCAGTAACCTGTTTACGGGAGCTCCGCGCCTGGAAACACCCGACCTCAAGGTGAAAAATATCAAGTACAATGGAGCGCTCATGGGCGATGCCGATATCGAGAGCCACTGGGACAACGAGAACCAGTCGGTGGCCATCAATGCCGACATCTCGCAGCACAACGGCTTGCACTCGCTCATCAACGGCGCCATCTTCCCTAAGCAAGACTCGCTTTACTTCGATTTCAATGCCCACAAGGCCAATGTCGAGTTTATGAAGCCGTTCATGTCGGCCTTCACAAGCGACGTGCGTGGGCAGGTCTCGGGCCATGCAGTGTTGCTGGGCAATTTCCACACAATAGACCTGTATGGTGACATCTATGCCGATGACATAAAGTTTAAGCTCGACTTCAGCAACGTAGTTTACTCGTGCAGCGACTCGGTGCACATGACACCGGGCAACATAAGGTTTTCCAATGTGAAGATCCACGACCGCGACAATCACGAGGCTACCATGAGCGGCTGGGTCAAGCATGACCATTTTCACAATCCCTCATTTAACTTTGCAATCACTGGCGCGCGCGACTTGCTGTGCTACGACACCAATGCTTCGATCAATCCTGTGTGGTATGGCACTGTGTATGGCAACGGCTCGGCCTTTGTCACTGGCGAGCCGGGCACGGTGAGCGTGAAGGTGAATATGGAGTCGGCGCCGCGCAGCAAGTTCACCTTCGTGTTGTCCGACAGCGAGGAGGCCCAGGCCTACAACTTCATCACCTACCGCGATCGCGACCAGCTCAATCACCCGGTCGATACCGCCAGTGAGCAGCCTGCCGACACTGTACCCGATATTGTCAAGTTGCTCACGCAGAAGATTGCGCAGGAGCAGAAACCCTCGCTGCCCACCGAGTACAAGATAGACCTGCAGGGCGACATTACCCCCGACATGCAGATGGTGCTTGTGATGGACCCCGTGAGTGGCGACAAAATAAAGGCGACGGGCCGTGGCAACTTGCGCATGGCCTACGACAACAGCGATCAGCAACTCGAGATGTACGGGAAATATGTTTTGGAAAAGGGTTCCTACAATTTCACGTTGCAAGACATCATTATCAAGGACTTTACAATACAGAGCGGCAGCGCTATCAGCTTCCAGGGCGATCCCTACAAAGCCATACTCGACATCAAGGCCTATTATGCCCTCAACGCCAACATCAAGGACCTTGACGAGTCTTTTGCCGACGACCGTGAGCTGAATCGCACCAACGTGCCTGTACATGCTGTGCTCATGGCCAAGGGGGTAATAAGCCAGCCCGACATTTCGTTCTCGCTCGAGTTCCCCACGCTCACGACCGAGGCAGTGAGAAAAATCAACAGCATCATCAGCACCGACGACATGATGAACCGTCAAATCGTATACCTGCTGGCACTGAATCGCTTCTACACGCCCGAGTACATGAACAACTCCACGACCAACAATGAGCTCACCTCGGTTGCCTCGTCGACGATATCGTCGCAGTTGGGCAACATGCTGGGACGCTTAAATGAGAACTGGAGCATATCGCCCAACTTCCGCAGCAACAAGGGCGACTTTTCCGACATGGAAGTTGACCTTGCCCTATCCAGCCAGTTGCTCAACAACCGATTGCTCTTTAACGGCAACTTCGGCTATCGTGACAATGCCTACAACGCCAAAAACTCAAATTTTATAGGAGACTTCGACATCGAGTACTTGCTCAATAGCAAGGGCACCTTCCGCCTCAAGGCCTACAATCACTACAACGACCAGAACTACTATGTGCGCAACGCGTTGACCACGCAGGGTGTGGGCATCGTCTATAAGCACGACTTCGACAACTGGCGCAATTTCTTCAAGCGTCGCCCCAGTGCCGTGCCCGACACACTGCATGTGCCAGTGCGCACGGCCCCATCAGTGAAAAGTGACTCGTCGAAATTGCAGAGATGA
- the rpmB gene encoding 50S ribosomal protein L28: MSKVCEITGKKAITGNNVSHSKRRTKRKFNVNVQNRKFYWVEQQQWIKLTVSAAGLRLINRIGLDAALKKAAADGNLKEIKTIVK; encoded by the coding sequence ATGTCTAAAGTTTGCGAAATCACAGGCAAGAAGGCGATCACTGGCAACAATGTGTCGCACTCTAAGAGAAGAACAAAACGTAAATTCAACGTTAATGTGCAAAACCGCAAATTCTATTGGGTTGAGCAACAACAGTGGATCAAGCTCACAGTATCGGCTGCCGGCTTGCGTCTGATCAATCGTATCGGCCTCGATGCTGCTCTCAAGAAGGCTGCTGCCGATGGCAATTTAAAAGAAATCAAAACTATTGTAAAGTAA
- a CDS encoding M48 family metallopeptidase: MNAILVIIIAFVLLEFVLSSVLSYLNGRWMTHPIPQLLQGLYDEQQYAKQQHYMRANRRVSSLKRGVEVVVTLVLLAAGVYGRYDNWCKSCFDTGIVELLVFFFGCQLFIEILSIPFSYYSTFNVEQRYGFNKTTAATFWLDCVKEFLIEYVMTAIVMCGIFLLFQWLGSSFWIWATCFLTVFIVIVNLFYSSVIVPLFNKQTPLEAGILRQAIEQAAARMQFKIKNIYVINGSKRSTKANAYFTGFGPKKRIVLYDTLIEQLSTDEIVAVLAHEIGHYKHHDTLIGMVRAIAMVAAYLWVFSLVVSSPELPAALGGTAPSFALSILAFSMLLTPIEIALNPVANILSRRAEYKADAFAARHGLGAALVSGLKKLSVNTMSNLTPHPLVVWFNYSHPTLYQRILAINKIQK, from the coding sequence ATGAATGCGATACTTGTCATTATCATAGCTTTTGTCCTGCTCGAGTTTGTATTGAGCAGTGTCCTGTCTTACCTCAATGGCCGGTGGATGACGCATCCCATCCCACAGTTGCTGCAAGGATTGTATGATGAGCAGCAGTATGCCAAGCAGCAACATTACATGCGGGCCAATCGGCGTGTGTCGAGCTTGAAGCGTGGTGTTGAGGTTGTCGTCACGCTGGTTTTGCTCGCTGCTGGGGTGTATGGACGCTATGACAACTGGTGCAAGTCATGTTTTGATACAGGCATAGTCGAGTTGCTCGTTTTCTTTTTCGGTTGCCAGTTGTTCATAGAAATTCTGAGCATTCCATTCAGCTACTATTCCACTTTCAACGTCGAGCAGCGATACGGGTTTAACAAGACAACAGCAGCCACTTTTTGGCTCGATTGTGTGAAGGAGTTTCTCATTGAATATGTGATGACGGCCATTGTCATGTGTGGCATTTTTTTGCTCTTTCAGTGGCTTGGCAGCTCGTTTTGGATATGGGCGACTTGCTTTTTGACGGTGTTCATTGTCATTGTAAATTTGTTTTACTCCAGCGTCATTGTGCCGCTTTTCAACAAGCAGACCCCTCTTGAGGCTGGGATCTTGCGCCAAGCCATCGAACAAGCAGCAGCTCGCATGCAGTTCAAGATCAAAAACATATATGTGATAAATGGATCAAAACGCAGCACCAAGGCCAATGCCTATTTCACAGGCTTCGGCCCCAAAAAGCGCATCGTGCTCTACGACACGCTTATAGAGCAACTCAGCACCGACGAGATAGTGGCAGTGCTCGCACACGAGATAGGGCACTACAAGCATCACGACACTCTTATTGGCATGGTGAGAGCCATCGCGATGGTGGCTGCCTACTTGTGGGTCTTCTCGCTGGTGGTGTCGAGCCCCGAGCTGCCAGCGGCTCTGGGCGGGACGGCGCCTTCGTTTGCCCTCTCGATTTTAGCATTTTCAATGTTGCTCACGCCCATCGAGATTGCCTTGAATCCTGTGGCCAACATCTTGTCGCGGCGAGCCGAGTACAAGGCCGATGCTTTTGCCGCTCGCCATGGTTTGGGAGCGGCACTGGTGTCGGGGTTGAAAAAATTGTCGGTCAACACGATGTCCAATCTTACCCCGCATCCGCTTGTGGTGTGGTTCAACTACAGCCACCCCACACTATATCAACGCATATTAGCAATTAACAAGATACAGAAATGA